Proteins encoded in a region of the Anopheles aquasalis chromosome 2, idAnoAquaMG_Q_19, whole genome shotgun sequence genome:
- the LOC126569712 gene encoding ubiquitin conjugation factor E4 A — protein MGEKMDTSSQPNPLALKTNAHIEKVFLITLNKNPQKNKQLVFMEDVALGVESGLLDLEILEQALFERILLFNPAEYLLPNNITTPETAQISETKVLLYLYGCFARNEKPVESGDSVAVENQRKMKALILRNACTSLKQPELYEGQNLPNQLLDIFKQAEFEDQQQIRAHFISETVREIFADSESEEEGYVVIRSIFGPMLVDVLKALRTASLISMERWVMPFLQVFASDKTNPRLAHIFLDYTTPPAGSDGIKYSESLLGQLLSLSIMPRNHNGPYEYYETSVISNRTVCDNFSSNLWDYTKVHLEMMHGFVKSFLLLGGDVRAKILDWFGKCLHANVPRGQIWNTHHGMGMFGNQTTAPDSFSINLAGVLLRLCQPLLKPQLKVLIVDPTYCAVREADKQAKGVHMIDTEKETCLLPLESDQEARLEADKYNFVTECFFMTHKAIDLGYRVCIEKFFRANRELHRLQTMYQEAYLQNGADAANDLMQMLTSHTQQFLCLQNVLLEPVTDKLLLQFYEASAIWLTQLSARDARRIDELDSATGFAPQTVEDVKLPLASDGVSRVLKCIPEYIIENIVGYLQFSRHFESQLLRVHVEAQNSIFTMILIFMGSSERIRNPHLRARLAEGLESLLPKETDRGGFSFSAALFTNHPHRLEIIPNLLRVFVSIEMTGQSVQFEQKFNYRRPMYAIMDYLWKIDEQRERFRELERLAIVNIEAEDPPIFLRFINLLINDAIFLLDESLSNLQQIRQMQGAQDAGEWEQLPQNERQQNVANLRHLGMLARFDNILGRDTINILQLLTSETKSIFCHSSMVDRVAAMLNYFLLNLTGPKKGNFKVKDKGEFEFDPAKTVLEICRIYENLKECDAFCLAVSQDGRSYSPQLFEYAEQVLTRIGGGQLIGEIREFSQKVQRIEQQQKIDEEALIDPPDEFLDPIMSSLMMDPVILPSSRITVDRSTIARHLLSDQSDPFNRSPLTMDQVKRNDQLKADIDAWVAEKRAAHAAILAAKAAEPAAAATSVEESPSDQ, from the exons ATGGGCGAAAAGATGGACACGTCGAGCCAACCGAACCCGTTGGCGTTGAAGACGAACGCGCACATCGAGAAGGTGTTCCTGATCACGCTGAACAAGAACCCACAGAAGAACAAGCAGCTGGTTTTCATGGAGGATGTGGCACTGGGCGTCGAGAGCGGGCTGCTAGATCTGGAAATCCTCGAACAGGCCCTGTTTGAGCGGATCCTCCTGTTCAACCCGGCCGAGTATCTGCTGCCCAACAACATCACAACACCGGAAACGGCGCAAATCTCGGAAACCAAGGTCTTGCTCTACCTGTACGGATGCTTCGCCCGTAACGAGAAACCGGTCGAGAGCGGGGACAGTGTGGCGGTGGAGAACCAGCGCAAGATGAAGGCGCTCATCCTGCGAAACGCTTGCACTTCGCTGAAACAACCGGAACTGTACGAAGGCCAGAACCTCCCGAATCAACTGCTGGACATCTTCAAGCAAGCGGAATTCGAagaccagcagcagatacGGGCGCACTTCATCTCGGAGACGGTCCGTGAGATATTTGCCGATTCggagagcgaagaagaaggttacGTTGTGATACGGAGCATCTTCGGACCGATGCTGGTGGATGTGCTGAAGGCTCTGCGCACCGCGTCCCTGATCAGCATGGAACGCTGGGTGATGCCGTTCCTGCAGGTGTTTGCGAGTGATAAAACGAACCCACGGTTGGCGCACATCTTTCTCGattacaccacaccaccggccggATCGGATGGGATAAAGTACTCGGAATCCCTGCTCGGTCAGCTACTGTCGCTGTCCATCATGCCACGGAACCACAACGGTCCGTACGAGTACTACGAGACGTCCGTGATCAGCAATCGGACGGTGTGCGATAACTTCTCGTCCAATCTGTGGGACTACACCAAGGTGCACCTGGAGATGATGCACGGATTCGTGAAAagcttcctgctgctcggtggagACGTTCGCGCAAAGATTCTGGACTGGTTCGGGAAGTGTTTGCACGCGAACGTACCCCGGGGACAGATCTGGAACACGCACCATGGGATGGGTATGTTTGGCAATCAAACGACGGCTCCGGATTCGTTCAGCATCAATCTGGCCGGTGTGCTGTTGCGACTCTGCCAGCCGCTACTGAAACCGCAGCTCAAGGTACTGATCGTCGATCCGACGTACTGTGCGGTCCGGGAGGCGGACAAGCAAGCCAAAGGTGTTCACATGATCGACACGGAGAAGGAAACCTGTCTGTTGCCGCTCGAGAGCGATCAAGAAGCACGGCTAGAGGCCGACAAGTACAACTTTGTCACCGAATGCTTCTTCATGACGCACAAAGCGATCGATCTGGGTTATCGCGTGTGTATCGAGAAGTTTTTCCGCGCCAACCGTGAGCTGCACCGACTGCAGACGATGTACCAAGAGGCGTACCTCCAGAATGGGGCCGATGCAGCGAACGATCTGATGCAGATGCTCACCTCACATACGCAGCAATTCCTCTGTCTACAGAATGTGCTCCTCGAACCGGTCACGGACAAGCTGTTGCTACAGTTCTACGAAGCGTCGGCCATCTGGTTGACGCAGCTCAGTGCCCGCGATGCACGCCGGATCGATGAGCTCGACAGTGCGACCGGATTTGCACCGCAAACGGTCGAGGATGTGAAGCTGCCCCTCGCCAGCGATGGTGTGTCCCGTGTTCTCAAGTGCATTCCCGAGTACATCATCGAAAACATTGTGGGCTATTTGCAGTTTTCGCGCCACTTCGAAAGTCAGCTGCTGCGGGTTCACGTCGAGGCCCAGAATTCCATCTTTACGATGATCCTCATCTTTATGGGCAGCTCGGAGCGGATCCGCAATCCGCACCTGCGCGCCCGGTTGGCCGAAGGGCTGGAGAGCTTGCTGCCGAAGGAAACGGACCGGGGAGGGTTCAGCTTCAGTGCCGCCCTGTTCACCAACCATCCGCACCGACTGGAAATCATTCCAAACTTGCTGCGAGTCTTCGTGAGCATCGAGATGACGGGCCAGAGTGTGCAGTTTGAGCAAAAGTTCAACTACCGGCGCCCCATGTACGCCATCATGGACTATCTGTGGAAGATCGATGAGCAGCGGGAGCGGTTCCGTGAGCTGGAACGGCTTGCCATCGTCAACATTGAGGCCGAAGATCCACCGATCTTTCTGCGCTTCATCAATCTGCTGATCAACGATGCCATCTTTCTGCTGGACGAATCGCTCAGCAATCTGCAGCAAATCCGCCAGATGCAGGGCGCTCAGGATGCGGGCGAGTGGGAACAGTTGCCGCAGAACGAACGGCAGCAAAATGTGGCCAATCTGCGGCACCTGGGGATGCTGGCACGGTTCGATAACATTCTCGGGCGCGATACGATCAACATTCTGCAGCTGCTGACGTCGGAGACGAAGTCGATCTTTTGCCACTCGTCGATGGTGGACCGGGTGGCGGCCATGTTGAACTACTTTCTGCTCAATCTGACCGGACCAAAGAAGGGTAACTTTAAGGTGAAGGACAAGGGCGAGTTTGAGTTCGATCCGGCCAAAACCGTACTGGAGATATGCCGCATCTACGAGAATCTGAAGGAGTGCGATGCTTTCTGTTTGGCGGTATCACAAGATGGGCGCAGCTACAGTCCCCAGTTGTTCGAGTACGCGGAACAGGTCCTCA CTcgcatcggtggtggccagttgaTTGGCGAGATACGCGAGTTCTCGCAAAAAGTGCAAcgtatcgagcagcagcagaagatcgACGAGGAAGCACTGATCGATCCACCGGATGAGTTCCTTGATCCGATCATGTCCTCGCTGATGATGGATCCGGTCATACTGCCAAGCTCGCGCATcacggtcgatcgatcgaccataGCGCGTCACCTGCTTTCCGACCAGTCCGACCCCTTTAACCGTTCCCCGTTAACCATGGATCAGGTGAAGCGAAACGATCAGCTGAAGGCGGATATCGATGCTTGGGTGGCCGAAAAGCGAGCAGCTCATGCAGCGATTTTAGCTGCAAAGGCCGCTGAacccgctgccgccgccacctctGTAGAAGAATCACCTAGTGACCAATAG
- the LOC126581182 gene encoding mitochondrial inner membrane protease subunit 1, with protein MVLKFLSKALGVCGYVIQYGCITHCTFEYIGDFVVCVGPSMEPTLTTNNVLITDRISPRLAKLQRGDIIITKSPTNPVQHVCKRIIGMPGDRIMTKASFNLNPLSNTHTIYTTVIPSPAPSEEDLQTLRPPSNASTAKQLSATVAKLREKVDFVSSSVDETPTASHLPAPNTSHQQEEPDDFEATLSAMGHAAEPRTSIVTVPRGHLWIEGDNVQNSSDSRNYGPVPIGLVKSRAICRLWPLSEFKLFI; from the exons ATGGTACTTAAATTTCTCTCCAAAGCACTGGGAGTCTGCGGCTACGTGATCCAGTATGGCTGTATTACGCATTGCACGTTCGAGTATATCGGCGATTTCGTTGTC TGCGTTGGACCATCGATGGAACCGACGCTGACCACCAACAACGTGCTCATCACCGACCGGATCTCACCGCGCCTTGCGAAGCTGCAGCGAGGGGACATAATTATTACGAAAAGTCCCACAAATCCGGTGCAGCACGTTTGCAAGCGCATCATCGGGATGCCGGGAGACCGGATTATGACCAAGGCATCCTTCAATCTGAATCCCCTctccaacacacacaccattTACACGACGGTCATACCATCTCCGGCCCCGTCAGAGGAGGATCTGCAGACTTTGCGACCTCCCTCGAACGCGTCCACGGCCAAACAACTCAGCGCAACCGTTGCCAAGTTACGGGAAAAGGTGGACTTTGTCAGCAGCTCCGTCGATGAAACGCCGACCGCGTCGCACCTGCCAGCGCCGAACACTAGTCACCAGCAGGAGGAACCGGATGATTTCGAAGCGACCCTCTCGGCGATGGGCCACGCGGCCGAACCCAGGACTAGCATCGTAACGGTACCGCGGGGCCACCTGTGGATAGAAGGCGATAATGTGCAAAACAGTTCCGATTCCCGCAATTACGGTCCCGTGCCGATCGGTCTCGTGAAAAGCCGAGCCATTTGCCGGTTGTGGCCGTTGAGTGAGTTTAAACTGTTCATCTGA